In Aeromicrobium sp. A1-2, the DNA window CGTCCATCCTGCCGACTGGTACGCCGACCACAAGGTCGACACCCATTTGGGCGACGCCGCCGTCTCGCTCGATCGCCAAGCTCGCAGCGTCACGCTGGTCTCGGGCGAGACCGTCCCATACAAGCAACTACTGATCGCGACCGGTTCGCGGCCCAACACTCTCTCGATCCCCGGCGCCGACCTCGGCGGGGTCTTCTCGCTGCGCCGTGTCGTCGACAGCGACCAGATCCGCGCCGGATTCGCCGAGGCAAGCAACCTCGTCGTGATCGGCGCCGGCTGGATCGGCCTCGAGACCGCCGCTGCGGCCCGCGCCGCCGGACTCGACGTCACAGTCCTGGAGTATGCGCCGCTGCCCCTGCAGCGTGTCCTCGGCGACGAGTTGGCGACCTACTTCGCCGAGCTGCACCGTGCCAATGGTGTCGACCTGCGCACCTCGGTCTCGGTCACCGCACTCGAAGGCACCGATGGACGGGTCACTGCGGTCCGCGTCGGCGACGAGTCGATCCCGGCCGACATGGTCATCGTCGGCATCGGCATCACCCCCAACACCGAGATCGCCGCAGAAGCCGGCATCACGGTCGACAACGGCATCACCGTAGACGAACGGCTACGCACCTCCGATCCGACCGTGTACGCCGCCGGCGACGTCGCCCGAGCCCACAACACCGCCCTCGAAGCCAGCATCCGGGTCGAGCACTGGGACAACGCCATACGACAGGGACAGCTCGCGGCCAAGTCGATGCTCGGCCAACAGGTCGCCTACGACTGGCAGCCCTACTTCTACACCGATCAGTTCGACCTCGGCATGGAATATGTCGGCTGTGCCTCCGCCGAAGACCATGTCGTAATCCGTGGCGACAAGGCTACCGGCGAGTTCATCGCATTCTGGCTGTCTGGCGGCATCCTCAAGGCCGGAATGAACGTCAACGTCTGGGACGTGAACGACGACATCCGCATCCTGATCGGCAAGACCGTCGATCCGATAGATCTCGCCGACTCCACCATTGCGCTGACCGACATATCTTGAAGTCGTGGGCACCGACTCGGTCCAAGGAATTCGCGAACCTGCTGAAGCGTGAGGAGCTGATCGCTTCGGTCGACAGACGCTCCGTCGCGGACGCGACGGACAGCGCGACTGACACGATCCTCGACGAGTGGCCTTCACCAGTCCCAAATCCGTTGGAGGCGGCCTAAACCTGCGCCGAACTCGAGGTCAAGCACCGACGAGCACGGCCCTACCGGCCCCAGACCAACGGCAAGATCAAACGGTTCCACCGCACCCTGGCGGGGGGCTGGGCCTTCAAGAGTTCTACAGCTCCGAATCAGCCCGACTCGCAGCGCTGCCATCATGGATCCACGAGTACAAGCACCGCCGGCCCCACTCAGCAGTCGGGCGGAAGGCGCCCATCACCAGATTGGACAGCCTGGCTGGGCATCACAGCTAGTCGAGGTCAATCTGTTCGATAGAACGACGACACCCCCTGGCCTGTGGATCGACTTTCACCAGGTCTATCGGGAGTTTGCGGCCTTGGCCACCAACAACTCCATGGGCGGCGAGTTGATCGGCCTTCAGATGACCTCGCGGTGAGATGGTCGGCAGACCGGACACGTGTAAGCCGACTCATCCACCTTCGCCAGCTGTGTTTCGAGTTGGCAGGCTTGGCCACAGATCGTCGGTTGTTCAGTCCCCGACAAGCGAGCCGCGCAGAGGGTTGGTCAGCTCACCGAGACAGCTGGCGATCCGCCCTCAACGGGCTCCATGCCCTCGGCGATCCGCATGGCTTCCTCGATCAGGGTCTCGACGATCTTGGACTCCGGGACCGTCTTGATGACCTCGCCCTTGACGAAGATCTGGCCCTTGCCGTTGCCCGAGGCCACGCCGAGATCTGCCTCACGGGCCTCCCCCGGTCCGTTGACGACACAGCCCATGACCGCGACGCGCAGCGGCACCTCCATGCCCTCCAGACCAGCGGTGACCTGCTCGGCGAGCGTGTAGACGTCAACCTGGGCTCGGCCGCACGACGGGCACGAGACGATCTCGAGCTTGCGCTCGCGCAGATTGAGCGACTGCAGGATCTGCAGGCCGACCTTGACCTCCTCGACCGGGGGCGCCGACAGCGACACCCGGATCGTGTCACCGATGCCCTGGCTGAGCAGCGCACCGAACGCCGTGGCGCTCTTGATCGTGCCCTGGAAGGCGGGGCCGGCCTCGGTCACGCCGAGGTGCAGCGGCCAGTCGCCCCGCTCGGACAGCATCTCGTAGGCCTGGACCATCACGACCGGGTCGTTGTGCTTGACCGAGATCTTGAAGTCGTGGAAGTCGTGCTCCTCGAACAACGAGGCCTCCCAGACGGCGGACTCGACGAGCGCCTCGGCCGTGGCCTTGCCGTACTTGTCGTAGATGCGCTTGTCGAGCGAACCGGCGTTGACACCGATACGGATCGAGACGCCGGCGTCCTTGGCGGCCCTGGCGATCGCGCCGACCTGGTCGTCGAACTTGCGGATGTTGCCGGGATTGACCCGCACCGCGGCGCAGCCGGCGTCGATCGCGGCGAAGACGTACTTGGGCTGGAAGTGGATGTCCGCGATGACCGGGAGCTGCGAGTGCTCTGCGATCTCCTTCAGGGCATCGGCGTCGTCCTGGCTGGGGCACGCGACCCGCACGATGTCGCAGCCCGCCGCGGTGAGCTCGGCGATCTGCTGCAGCGTCGTGTTGACGTCCGACGTCAGGGTCGTGGTCATCGACTGGACCGAGATCTGGGCGTCACCGCCGACGTCGACCTTGCCGACCTTGATCTTGCGCGTCTTGCGCCGCGGAGCGAGGACCGGCGGCGGCATGGCAGGAAGCCCGAGGTCGGTCACGTGATGCTCACAGGGTTGACGATGTCGACATAAATCAGGATCACACTCATCAGCATAAGGAGGCCACCCACGGCGTACGCGACCGGCAACATCCGG includes these proteins:
- a CDS encoding NAD(P)/FAD-dependent oxidoreductase produces the protein MTDAPGIVVVGAGLAAAKAIETLRDESFEGPITLIGDEIERPYERPALSKDYLQGKMSTEDLFVHPADWYADHKVDTHLGDAAVSLDRQARSVTLVSGETVPYKQLLIATGSRPNTLSIPGADLGGVFSLRRVVDSDQIRAGFAEASNLVVIGAGWIGLETAAAARAAGLDVTVLEYAPLPLQRVLGDELATYFAELHRANGVDLRTSVSVTALEGTDGRVTAVRVGDESIPADMVIVGIGITPNTEIAAEAGITVDNGITVDERLRTSDPTVYAAGDVARAHNTALEASIRVEHWDNAIRQGQLAAKSMLGQQVAYDWQPYFYTDQFDLGMEYVGCASAEDHVVIRGDKATGEFIAFWLSGGILKAGMNVNVWDVNDDIRILIGKTVDPIDLADSTIALTDIS
- the ispG gene encoding flavodoxin-dependent (E)-4-hydroxy-3-methylbut-2-enyl-diphosphate synthase gives rise to the protein MPPPVLAPRRKTRKIKVGKVDVGGDAQISVQSMTTTLTSDVNTTLQQIAELTAAGCDIVRVACPSQDDADALKEIAEHSQLPVIADIHFQPKYVFAAIDAGCAAVRVNPGNIRKFDDQVGAIARAAKDAGVSIRIGVNAGSLDKRIYDKYGKATAEALVESAVWEASLFEEHDFHDFKISVKHNDPVVMVQAYEMLSERGDWPLHLGVTEAGPAFQGTIKSATAFGALLSQGIGDTIRVSLSAPPVEEVKVGLQILQSLNLRERKLEIVSCPSCGRAQVDVYTLAEQVTAGLEGMEVPLRVAVMGCVVNGPGEAREADLGVASGNGKGQIFVKGEVIKTVPESKIVETLIEEAMRIAEGMEPVEGGSPAVSVS